One segment of Camelus bactrianus isolate YW-2024 breed Bactrian camel chromosome 27, ASM4877302v1, whole genome shotgun sequence DNA contains the following:
- the FAM219B gene encoding protein FAM219B isoform X2, whose product MATAGPSGHAARPSMPGSRPGGAQAAGPPRGRSDIGVPRLGDRTSAAVEKRGPYMVMRAPSIQAKLQKHRNLAKAVLRRKGMLGAAPNRPDSSAKRSVKFNKGYTALSQSPDENLVSLDSDSDGELESRYSSGYSSAEVNQDVSRQLLQDGYHLDEIPDDEDLDLIPPKPVASSACSCCWCCLGDSSSCTLQ is encoded by the exons ATGGCTACCGCGGGGCCCAGTGGGCACGCGGCGCGGCCGTCTATGCCGGGTTCCCGGCCCGGCGGAGCCCAGGCTGCGGGGCCGCCTCGCGGGCGAAGCGATATTGGAGTCCCCCGACTCGGGGACCGGACCTCGGCGGCTGTGGAGAAGCGGGGGCCGTACATGGTGATGCGCGCGCCTTCCATTCAGGCCAAGCTGC AGAAGCACCGGAACCTGGCCAAGGCCGTTCTGCGGAGAAAAGGCATGCTGGGGGCCGCGCCGAACCGCCCCGACTCTTCAGCCAAAAG GTCAGTGAAGTTTAACAAGGGGTATACTGCTCTTAGTCAGAGTCCAGATGAAAACCTGGTGTCTCTTGACTCTGACAG TGATGGGGAGCTGGAATCCAGATACTCCTCCGGGTATTCCTCTGCAGAG GTGAACCAGGATGTGAGCCGGCAGCTGCTCCAGGATGGGTATCACCTGGATGAGATTCCAGATGATGAGGACTTGGATCTCATTCCCCCCAAGCCTGTGGCCTCCTCAGCGTGTTCCTGCTGCTGGTGCTGTCTTGGGGACTCTTCCTCCTGCACCCTCCAGTAG
- the FAM219B gene encoding protein FAM219B isoform X1, translating into MATAGPSGHAARPSMPGSRPGGAQAAGPPRGRSDIGVPRLGDRTSAAVEKRGPYMVMRAPSIQAKLQKHRNLAKAVLRRKGMLGAAPNRPDSSAKRSVKFNKGYTALSQSPDENLVSLDSDSDGELESRYSSGYSSAEQVNQDVSRQLLQDGYHLDEIPDDEDLDLIPPKPVASSACSCCWCCLGDSSSCTLQ; encoded by the exons ATGGCTACCGCGGGGCCCAGTGGGCACGCGGCGCGGCCGTCTATGCCGGGTTCCCGGCCCGGCGGAGCCCAGGCTGCGGGGCCGCCTCGCGGGCGAAGCGATATTGGAGTCCCCCGACTCGGGGACCGGACCTCGGCGGCTGTGGAGAAGCGGGGGCCGTACATGGTGATGCGCGCGCCTTCCATTCAGGCCAAGCTGC AGAAGCACCGGAACCTGGCCAAGGCCGTTCTGCGGAGAAAAGGCATGCTGGGGGCCGCGCCGAACCGCCCCGACTCTTCAGCCAAAAG GTCAGTGAAGTTTAACAAGGGGTATACTGCTCTTAGTCAGAGTCCAGATGAAAACCTGGTGTCTCTTGACTCTGACAG TGATGGGGAGCTGGAATCCAGATACTCCTCCGGGTATTCCTCTGCAGAG CAGGTGAACCAGGATGTGAGCCGGCAGCTGCTCCAGGATGGGTATCACCTGGATGAGATTCCAGATGATGAGGACTTGGATCTCATTCCCCCCAAGCCTGTGGCCTCCTCAGCGTGTTCCTGCTGCTGGTGCTGTCTTGGGGACTCTTCCTCCTGCACCCTCCAGTAG
- the MPI gene encoding mannose-6-phosphate isomerase isoform X1, with protein MAAQRVFPLSCVVQQYAWGKMGSNSEVARLLASSDPLARISEDKPYAELWMGTHPRGDAKILDNCISQKTLGQWIAENQDCLGSKVKDTFNGKLPFLFKVLSVETALSIQAHPNKELAEKLHLQAPQHYPDANHKPEIAIALTSFQGLCGFRPVEEIVTFLTKVPEFQFLIGDNAATQLKQSMSCDSQAVASALQSCFSHLMKSEKKVVVEQLNLLVKRISQQVAAGNNMEDVCGELLLQLHQQYPGDIGCFAIYFLNLLTLKPGEAMFLEANVPHAYLKGDCVECMACSDNTVRAGLTPKFIDVPTLCEMLSYTPSPSQDRLFPPARSQEDPYLFIYDPPVPDFTVMKMEVPGSITEYKVLALDSASILLMVQGTVTASTPTAQAAIPLQRGGVLFIGANECVSLKLTVPKDLLMFRACCLL; from the exons ATGGCCGCTCAACGAG TATTCCCACTGTCCTGTGTGGTGCAGCAGTATGCCTGGGGGAAGATGGGTTCTAACAGTGAAGTGGCTCGGCTGCTGGCCAGCAGTGACCCACTGGCTCGGATCTCAGAGGACAAGCCATATGCAGAG CTGTGGATGGGGACCCACCCTCGAGGAGATGCCAAGATTCTTGACAACTGCATCTCACAGAAGACCCTGGGCCAATGGATTGCTGAGAACCAGGACTGCTTGGGCTCAAAGGTCAAGGATACCTTTAATGGCAAGCTGCCCTTCCTCTTCAAAGTGCTCTCGGTTGAAACGGCCCTGTCCATCCAGGCACATCCTAATAAG GAGCTGGCAGAGAAGCTGCACCTCCAGGCTCCACAGCACTACCCTGATGCCAACCATAAGCCAGAGATTGCCATTGCCCTCACCTCCTTCCAGGGCTTATGTGGCTTCCGGCCAGTTGAGGAGATTGTCACCTTTCTGACAA AGGTGCCTGAGTTCCAGTTTCTAATTGGAGATAATGCAGCCACACAGCTGAAGCAGAGCATGAGCTGCGACTCCCAGGCTGTGGCCTCTGCCCTGCAGAGCTGTTTCTCCCACCTGATGAAAAGTGAGAAGAAGGTAGTGGTGGAGCAGCTCAACCTGTTGGTGAAGCGGATCTCCCAACAAG TGGCTGCTGGAAACAACATGGAGGACGTCTGTGGGGAGCTCTTGCTGCAGCTGCACCAGCAGTACCCAGGTGACATTGGATGCTTTGCCATCTACTTCCTGAACCTGCTTACCCTGAAGCCGGGGGAGGCCATGTTTCTGGAGGCCAACGTGCCCCATGCCTACCTGAAAGGAG ACTGTGTGGAGTGCATGGCATGTTCAGACAACACAGTGCGTGCTGGCCTAACACCTAAGTTCATCGATGTGCCAACTCTGTGTGAAATGCTCAGCTatacccccagccccagccaggacAGGCTCTTTCCTCCAGCCCGGAGCCAGGAAGACCCCTACCTCTTTATCTATGATCCTCCTGTGCCAGACTTCACTGTTATGAAGATGGAG GTTCCTGGCTCCATCACTGAATACAAGGTCTTGGCCCTGGACTCCGCCAGCATCCTCCTGATGGTGCAGGGGACAGTGACAGCCAGCACCCCCACAGCCCAGGCAGCAATCCCCCTGCAGCGTGGTGGGGTGCTCTTCATTGGAGCCAATGAATGTGTCTCACTGAAGCTCACTGTGCCTAAGGACTTGCTGATGTTCCGTGCCTGCTGTCTGCTGTAG
- the MPI gene encoding mannose-6-phosphate isomerase isoform X2 — protein sequence MCVCDGIYTQSWEAHLRNQLPYGVHRVMNWVTSCWCQILPFSLPSFLFLQLWMGTHPRGDAKILDNCISQKTLGQWIAENQDCLGSKVKDTFNGKLPFLFKVLSVETALSIQAHPNKELAEKLHLQAPQHYPDANHKPEIAIALTSFQGLCGFRPVEEIVTFLTKVPEFQFLIGDNAATQLKQSMSCDSQAVASALQSCFSHLMKSEKKVVVEQLNLLVKRISQQVAAGNNMEDVCGELLLQLHQQYPGDIGCFAIYFLNLLTLKPGEAMFLEANVPHAYLKGDCVECMACSDNTVRAGLTPKFIDVPTLCEMLSYTPSPSQDRLFPPARSQEDPYLFIYDPPVPDFTVMKMEVPGSITEYKVLALDSASILLMVQGTVTASTPTAQAAIPLQRGGVLFIGANECVSLKLTVPKDLLMFRACCLL from the exons ATGTGTGTCTGTGATGGAATTTATACCCAGTCTTGGGAGGCCCATCTCAGGAATCAGCTGCCCTATGGGGTGCACAGGGTAATGAATTGGGTCACCAGCTGTTGGTGCCAgattcttcctttttccctcccaaGTTTCCTGTTTTTACAGCTGTGGATGGGGACCCACCCTCGAGGAGATGCCAAGATTCTTGACAACTGCATCTCACAGAAGACCCTGGGCCAATGGATTGCTGAGAACCAGGACTGCTTGGGCTCAAAGGTCAAGGATACCTTTAATGGCAAGCTGCCCTTCCTCTTCAAAGTGCTCTCGGTTGAAACGGCCCTGTCCATCCAGGCACATCCTAATAAG GAGCTGGCAGAGAAGCTGCACCTCCAGGCTCCACAGCACTACCCTGATGCCAACCATAAGCCAGAGATTGCCATTGCCCTCACCTCCTTCCAGGGCTTATGTGGCTTCCGGCCAGTTGAGGAGATTGTCACCTTTCTGACAA AGGTGCCTGAGTTCCAGTTTCTAATTGGAGATAATGCAGCCACACAGCTGAAGCAGAGCATGAGCTGCGACTCCCAGGCTGTGGCCTCTGCCCTGCAGAGCTGTTTCTCCCACCTGATGAAAAGTGAGAAGAAGGTAGTGGTGGAGCAGCTCAACCTGTTGGTGAAGCGGATCTCCCAACAAG TGGCTGCTGGAAACAACATGGAGGACGTCTGTGGGGAGCTCTTGCTGCAGCTGCACCAGCAGTACCCAGGTGACATTGGATGCTTTGCCATCTACTTCCTGAACCTGCTTACCCTGAAGCCGGGGGAGGCCATGTTTCTGGAGGCCAACGTGCCCCATGCCTACCTGAAAGGAG ACTGTGTGGAGTGCATGGCATGTTCAGACAACACAGTGCGTGCTGGCCTAACACCTAAGTTCATCGATGTGCCAACTCTGTGTGAAATGCTCAGCTatacccccagccccagccaggacAGGCTCTTTCCTCCAGCCCGGAGCCAGGAAGACCCCTACCTCTTTATCTATGATCCTCCTGTGCCAGACTTCACTGTTATGAAGATGGAG GTTCCTGGCTCCATCACTGAATACAAGGTCTTGGCCCTGGACTCCGCCAGCATCCTCCTGATGGTGCAGGGGACAGTGACAGCCAGCACCCCCACAGCCCAGGCAGCAATCCCCCTGCAGCGTGGTGGGGTGCTCTTCATTGGAGCCAATGAATGTGTCTCACTGAAGCTCACTGTGCCTAAGGACTTGCTGATGTTCCGTGCCTGCTGTCTGCTGTAG
- the MPI gene encoding mannose-6-phosphate isomerase isoform X3: MPGGRWVLTVKWLGCWPAVTHWLGSQRTSHMQSFLFLQLWMGTHPRGDAKILDNCISQKTLGQWIAENQDCLGSKVKDTFNGKLPFLFKVLSVETALSIQAHPNKELAEKLHLQAPQHYPDANHKPEIAIALTSFQGLCGFRPVEEIVTFLTKVPEFQFLIGDNAATQLKQSMSCDSQAVASALQSCFSHLMKSEKKVVVEQLNLLVKRISQQVAAGNNMEDVCGELLLQLHQQYPGDIGCFAIYFLNLLTLKPGEAMFLEANVPHAYLKGDCVECMACSDNTVRAGLTPKFIDVPTLCEMLSYTPSPSQDRLFPPARSQEDPYLFIYDPPVPDFTVMKMEVPGSITEYKVLALDSASILLMVQGTVTASTPTAQAAIPLQRGGVLFIGANECVSLKLTVPKDLLMFRACCLL, translated from the exons ATGCCTGGGGGAAGATGGGTTCTAACAGTGAAGTGGCTCGGCTGCTGGCCAGCAGTGACCCACTGGCTCGGATCTCAGAGGACAAGCCATATGCAGAG TTTCCTGTTTTTACAGCTGTGGATGGGGACCCACCCTCGAGGAGATGCCAAGATTCTTGACAACTGCATCTCACAGAAGACCCTGGGCCAATGGATTGCTGAGAACCAGGACTGCTTGGGCTCAAAGGTCAAGGATACCTTTAATGGCAAGCTGCCCTTCCTCTTCAAAGTGCTCTCGGTTGAAACGGCCCTGTCCATCCAGGCACATCCTAATAAG GAGCTGGCAGAGAAGCTGCACCTCCAGGCTCCACAGCACTACCCTGATGCCAACCATAAGCCAGAGATTGCCATTGCCCTCACCTCCTTCCAGGGCTTATGTGGCTTCCGGCCAGTTGAGGAGATTGTCACCTTTCTGACAA AGGTGCCTGAGTTCCAGTTTCTAATTGGAGATAATGCAGCCACACAGCTGAAGCAGAGCATGAGCTGCGACTCCCAGGCTGTGGCCTCTGCCCTGCAGAGCTGTTTCTCCCACCTGATGAAAAGTGAGAAGAAGGTAGTGGTGGAGCAGCTCAACCTGTTGGTGAAGCGGATCTCCCAACAAG TGGCTGCTGGAAACAACATGGAGGACGTCTGTGGGGAGCTCTTGCTGCAGCTGCACCAGCAGTACCCAGGTGACATTGGATGCTTTGCCATCTACTTCCTGAACCTGCTTACCCTGAAGCCGGGGGAGGCCATGTTTCTGGAGGCCAACGTGCCCCATGCCTACCTGAAAGGAG ACTGTGTGGAGTGCATGGCATGTTCAGACAACACAGTGCGTGCTGGCCTAACACCTAAGTTCATCGATGTGCCAACTCTGTGTGAAATGCTCAGCTatacccccagccccagccaggacAGGCTCTTTCCTCCAGCCCGGAGCCAGGAAGACCCCTACCTCTTTATCTATGATCCTCCTGTGCCAGACTTCACTGTTATGAAGATGGAG GTTCCTGGCTCCATCACTGAATACAAGGTCTTGGCCCTGGACTCCGCCAGCATCCTCCTGATGGTGCAGGGGACAGTGACAGCCAGCACCCCCACAGCCCAGGCAGCAATCCCCCTGCAGCGTGGTGGGGTGCTCTTCATTGGAGCCAATGAATGTGTCTCACTGAAGCTCACTGTGCCTAAGGACTTGCTGATGTTCCGTGCCTGCTGTCTGCTGTAG
- the MPI gene encoding mannose-6-phosphate isomerase isoform X4 has translation MGTHPRGDAKILDNCISQKTLGQWIAENQDCLGSKVKDTFNGKLPFLFKVLSVETALSIQAHPNKELAEKLHLQAPQHYPDANHKPEIAIALTSFQGLCGFRPVEEIVTFLTKVPEFQFLIGDNAATQLKQSMSCDSQAVASALQSCFSHLMKSEKKVVVEQLNLLVKRISQQVAAGNNMEDVCGELLLQLHQQYPGDIGCFAIYFLNLLTLKPGEAMFLEANVPHAYLKGDCVECMACSDNTVRAGLTPKFIDVPTLCEMLSYTPSPSQDRLFPPARSQEDPYLFIYDPPVPDFTVMKMEVPGSITEYKVLALDSASILLMVQGTVTASTPTAQAAIPLQRGGVLFIGANECVSLKLTVPKDLLMFRACCLL, from the exons ATGGGGACCCACCCTCGAGGAGATGCCAAGATTCTTGACAACTGCATCTCACAGAAGACCCTGGGCCAATGGATTGCTGAGAACCAGGACTGCTTGGGCTCAAAGGTCAAGGATACCTTTAATGGCAAGCTGCCCTTCCTCTTCAAAGTGCTCTCGGTTGAAACGGCCCTGTCCATCCAGGCACATCCTAATAAG GAGCTGGCAGAGAAGCTGCACCTCCAGGCTCCACAGCACTACCCTGATGCCAACCATAAGCCAGAGATTGCCATTGCCCTCACCTCCTTCCAGGGCTTATGTGGCTTCCGGCCAGTTGAGGAGATTGTCACCTTTCTGACAA AGGTGCCTGAGTTCCAGTTTCTAATTGGAGATAATGCAGCCACACAGCTGAAGCAGAGCATGAGCTGCGACTCCCAGGCTGTGGCCTCTGCCCTGCAGAGCTGTTTCTCCCACCTGATGAAAAGTGAGAAGAAGGTAGTGGTGGAGCAGCTCAACCTGTTGGTGAAGCGGATCTCCCAACAAG TGGCTGCTGGAAACAACATGGAGGACGTCTGTGGGGAGCTCTTGCTGCAGCTGCACCAGCAGTACCCAGGTGACATTGGATGCTTTGCCATCTACTTCCTGAACCTGCTTACCCTGAAGCCGGGGGAGGCCATGTTTCTGGAGGCCAACGTGCCCCATGCCTACCTGAAAGGAG ACTGTGTGGAGTGCATGGCATGTTCAGACAACACAGTGCGTGCTGGCCTAACACCTAAGTTCATCGATGTGCCAACTCTGTGTGAAATGCTCAGCTatacccccagccccagccaggacAGGCTCTTTCCTCCAGCCCGGAGCCAGGAAGACCCCTACCTCTTTATCTATGATCCTCCTGTGCCAGACTTCACTGTTATGAAGATGGAG GTTCCTGGCTCCATCACTGAATACAAGGTCTTGGCCCTGGACTCCGCCAGCATCCTCCTGATGGTGCAGGGGACAGTGACAGCCAGCACCCCCACAGCCCAGGCAGCAATCCCCCTGCAGCGTGGTGGGGTGCTCTTCATTGGAGCCAATGAATGTGTCTCACTGAAGCTCACTGTGCCTAAGGACTTGCTGATGTTCCGTGCCTGCTGTCTGCTGTAG
- the MPI gene encoding mannose-6-phosphate isomerase isoform X5, translated as MAAQRVFPLSCVVQQYAWGKMGSNSEVARLLASSDPLARISEDKPYAELWMGTHPRGDAKILDNCISQKTLGQWIAENQDCLGSKVKDTFNGKLPFLFKVLSVETALSIQAHPNKELAEKLHLQAPQHYPDANHKPEIAIALTSFQGLCGFRPVEEIVTFLTKVPEFQFLIGDNAATQLKQSMSCDSQAVASALQSCFSHLMKSEKKVVVEQLNLLVKRISQQVAAGNNMEDVCGELLLQLHQQYPGDIGCFAIYFLNLLTLKPGEAMFLEANVPHAYLKGGGSWCSG; from the exons ATGGCCGCTCAACGAG TATTCCCACTGTCCTGTGTGGTGCAGCAGTATGCCTGGGGGAAGATGGGTTCTAACAGTGAAGTGGCTCGGCTGCTGGCCAGCAGTGACCCACTGGCTCGGATCTCAGAGGACAAGCCATATGCAGAG CTGTGGATGGGGACCCACCCTCGAGGAGATGCCAAGATTCTTGACAACTGCATCTCACAGAAGACCCTGGGCCAATGGATTGCTGAGAACCAGGACTGCTTGGGCTCAAAGGTCAAGGATACCTTTAATGGCAAGCTGCCCTTCCTCTTCAAAGTGCTCTCGGTTGAAACGGCCCTGTCCATCCAGGCACATCCTAATAAG GAGCTGGCAGAGAAGCTGCACCTCCAGGCTCCACAGCACTACCCTGATGCCAACCATAAGCCAGAGATTGCCATTGCCCTCACCTCCTTCCAGGGCTTATGTGGCTTCCGGCCAGTTGAGGAGATTGTCACCTTTCTGACAA AGGTGCCTGAGTTCCAGTTTCTAATTGGAGATAATGCAGCCACACAGCTGAAGCAGAGCATGAGCTGCGACTCCCAGGCTGTGGCCTCTGCCCTGCAGAGCTGTTTCTCCCACCTGATGAAAAGTGAGAAGAAGGTAGTGGTGGAGCAGCTCAACCTGTTGGTGAAGCGGATCTCCCAACAAG TGGCTGCTGGAAACAACATGGAGGACGTCTGTGGGGAGCTCTTGCTGCAGCTGCACCAGCAGTACCCAGGTGACATTGGATGCTTTGCCATCTACTTCCTGAACCTGCTTACCCTGAAGCCGGGGGAGGCCATGTTTCTGGAGGCCAACGTGCCCCATGCCTACCTGAAAGGAG GGGGCTCGTGGTGCTCAGGTTAG